Proteins encoded by one window of Salmonirosea aquatica:
- a CDS encoding Ig-like domain-containing protein has translation MEICPGESVVLTAHECEGVVKWSDGETGTSITVSPMTTTSYSAKCVIGTCESAQSEQHEIKVSKPDAPMIASNKLTVCPGGSATLTATNCEGTVKWSTGQTGTSINVTLAATKSFTATCKTEACESGESNTVTINVVIPTTPIIASDKTVICSGDSVKLTATGCAGTVNWSNGRMGASIYVSPSATTSYTAKCKVEGCESGISNTLTINVNTSGTAPVIAANKTDICAGDEVTLTATGCIGSVKWSSGAEGASIKVNPTTTTNYTATCKTTAGTCASGASNQLTIQVSPVTPPVLTANKMSICAGDSVTITATGCTGQVKWDNGMTGASIKVKPTSTTTYTATCEKGTCISAKATITIDVTTTPPPTVVCSTDSICKGGSVTLLIENCAGTAKWSTGQTGVAIVVSPVVTTNYTAKCVVNGCESASSGVYKINVVEPLKPVLVASKNSINAGDSTKITATGCENGMLEWSNASAGNSITVSPTSTTTYTAICIVKECISDTAKITIMVNGCDVVAPTITASSPTVCVGDSVTLRATGCTQTVVWSTGQTGPSITVALSATKTFTASCKVDDLCTSTPSNAVTVSVTKLSVPTIAASSKSICSGDSVKLTAMGCEGNVMWSNGMTGASIFVKPTATTSFSAVCKLGSCESKPSLACVITVGKPEAPAIVAAATTVCFGESVNLTASGCSANATVTWSNGQTGSSIVVSPEATTTYTAKCITSGNCQSNASTPVVVKVVPKVDKPLTQNLTNSCPATTVNLTLGVTSTPKSTGGTFIYRKGITPGSTAVENPASAPAGTYYVFEQTTAGCYSAPSIIVVTITNCNNPVACETNPATANAGNDATICAAVSYQLTGSIGGAATSATWTTDGTGTFDNPASLTATYMPSLADIGKGSVTLSLKTNDPDGAGTCKSATDSMVLTLKSIKIRPRIAINGVTKTDTATTTLTVCAGDSVVLTALDLLDESSSAYTYKWNGGAASSKVNFVVKTSGTYSLTLVNKDGCTSIASPKVIIIVKDALVKPIVSNKRNTCPATTVDLTTAITGLPASGNSYIYRIGASPMSDEIVSPQAVGAGTYYVFEKSSMGCYSEPAKIEVNIVDCAADTVKTDLAIYKTVDKTTVNTGGEVTYSIKIKNNGPVNATNITILDILPAGIEYIAGVGYSIEGNVIKGVIPALAAYDSLIFSCAVKVTGVGPIKNVVRIANFDQLDSNLSNNVSEVDIVATGGPITKANSIGVAKMAGTPVKISEGVYDVPYTIMVKNLGTNDLTKVQVDDNLSLTFGNGAVIVPGSISVTADPGFTVNPLYTGAGANTGLLVDSLSTLPHGVMRDIMLTVRVDVTKATTTTFNNIAMGSGMGADRSMVADSSTVGNNPDPDNDLDPTNDSSPTPIVLNSVPGEARIGVALAVKDTVRQSNGSYNITYVAIVKNYGTAALTNVQVTDSLFSVFNTKTGATFRKVGTPRASNISQLAVNPDFDGINDVELLISSNSRLNAGATDTLTFTINVSTDGRSTPYMNWVYASAKFGTISVADKSTNGLKPDLNGNNDPTEAGENELTPIVIPGGTKIFIPEGFSPNGDGINDYFVIRNTGGKKVILEIYNRWMTLVYKNNDYKNDWDGTTNNGLRVGSTSQGLPDGTYFYVVKLENGEQFVRYLTITR, from the coding sequence ATGGAAATTTGTCCCGGTGAAAGTGTGGTTCTGACCGCCCATGAGTGCGAAGGTGTTGTGAAGTGGTCGGATGGAGAAACGGGTACCTCCATTACCGTAAGTCCAATGACGACTACTTCGTATTCGGCCAAGTGTGTGATTGGCACATGCGAAAGTGCGCAATCGGAGCAGCATGAGATCAAGGTAAGCAAACCCGACGCTCCGATGATAGCCTCCAACAAGCTCACCGTTTGTCCGGGTGGAAGCGCTACCCTGACGGCCACGAATTGTGAGGGAACCGTAAAATGGTCGACGGGTCAGACAGGTACCTCAATTAACGTTACCCTGGCTGCCACGAAGAGTTTCACAGCTACCTGTAAGACGGAAGCCTGCGAGAGTGGTGAGTCTAATACCGTTACGATCAACGTAGTAATACCGACAACCCCGATCATAGCCAGCGATAAAACCGTAATCTGCTCAGGCGATTCGGTGAAATTAACCGCAACCGGATGCGCAGGCACAGTAAACTGGTCAAACGGCCGGATGGGCGCTAGCATATACGTCTCACCATCGGCTACTACCAGCTATACTGCGAAGTGTAAGGTGGAGGGTTGCGAGAGCGGGATATCCAATACGTTGACGATCAACGTAAACACCTCGGGTACTGCACCGGTCATCGCGGCCAACAAAACGGACATTTGCGCCGGAGACGAAGTTACGCTGACTGCCACGGGCTGTATCGGAAGCGTAAAATGGTCTAGTGGGGCTGAAGGCGCTTCGATCAAGGTCAATCCGACGACCACCACGAATTATACCGCCACTTGTAAAACCACCGCAGGTACCTGCGCAAGTGGTGCGTCCAATCAGCTGACCATTCAGGTGTCTCCTGTTACACCACCTGTGCTGACGGCTAACAAAATGTCGATTTGCGCGGGTGACAGTGTTACCATCACGGCAACTGGTTGTACGGGGCAAGTAAAATGGGACAATGGCATGACCGGAGCGAGTATTAAGGTTAAGCCTACCTCTACCACAACCTATACCGCTACTTGCGAAAAAGGTACCTGTATCAGTGCGAAGGCTACCATAACGATTGACGTCACGACGACGCCTCCGCCAACGGTTGTATGCTCAACCGACAGTATTTGCAAGGGAGGCAGCGTGACCCTCCTCATTGAAAACTGTGCAGGTACGGCTAAGTGGTCTACCGGCCAAACCGGAGTCGCCATTGTGGTTAGTCCGGTAGTTACCACAAACTATACCGCAAAATGTGTAGTGAACGGCTGCGAGAGCGCAAGCTCAGGAGTATACAAAATCAATGTCGTTGAGCCCTTGAAGCCCGTGCTTGTAGCTTCCAAGAATTCAATCAATGCGGGAGATTCGACAAAAATTACGGCTACGGGTTGCGAGAATGGCATGTTGGAATGGTCAAATGCAAGCGCTGGAAACAGCATAACGGTTTCACCCACCAGCACGACTACCTATACAGCCATCTGCATCGTGAAAGAATGCATCAGCGATACTGCCAAGATTACCATTATGGTGAATGGATGTGATGTGGTAGCCCCCACTATCACGGCCAGTTCACCGACGGTATGTGTCGGCGATTCGGTTACCTTGAGGGCAACTGGATGCACGCAGACAGTAGTATGGTCTACGGGCCAAACCGGGCCTAGTATTACAGTGGCCCTGAGTGCGACCAAAACTTTTACTGCCTCTTGCAAAGTAGACGATCTGTGCACCAGTACCCCTTCAAATGCCGTGACCGTAAGCGTTACGAAGCTAAGCGTACCCACCATAGCCGCAAGCTCGAAGAGCATCTGCTCGGGTGATAGTGTCAAGCTGACCGCCATGGGTTGTGAGGGTAACGTGATGTGGTCAAATGGAATGACAGGAGCCAGTATTTTTGTAAAACCAACTGCCACTACATCGTTCAGTGCCGTATGCAAGCTGGGGAGCTGCGAAAGCAAGCCCTCACTGGCCTGCGTCATCACGGTAGGTAAGCCCGAAGCGCCTGCGATAGTTGCAGCAGCTACAACGGTGTGCTTCGGTGAATCCGTTAATCTGACGGCCAGTGGTTGTAGTGCAAACGCCACAGTCACCTGGTCAAATGGTCAGACGGGTAGTTCAATTGTTGTTTCTCCTGAAGCTACCACGACCTATACCGCCAAGTGTATCACTTCGGGCAACTGCCAGAGCAATGCCTCAACCCCCGTAGTCGTCAAGGTGGTTCCAAAGGTAGACAAGCCGCTTACTCAGAATCTGACGAACAGCTGTCCTGCTACAACGGTGAATCTGACGCTGGGAGTCACCAGCACGCCGAAGAGCACGGGTGGTACCTTCATCTACCGCAAAGGAATCACGCCAGGATCAACAGCTGTTGAAAACCCAGCTTCGGCTCCCGCAGGTACCTACTATGTGTTTGAGCAGACAACCGCAGGCTGTTACAGCGCGCCTTCGATAATTGTCGTGACGATTACCAACTGTAACAACCCGGTAGCTTGTGAAACCAATCCTGCCACTGCCAACGCGGGTAATGACGCTACGATTTGCGCAGCGGTATCCTATCAGCTAACGGGATCAATTGGCGGAGCTGCCACCAGCGCGACATGGACTACCGACGGAACCGGAACCTTTGATAATCCGGCCTCATTGACCGCCACGTATATGCCATCACTGGCAGACATCGGGAAAGGTTCGGTAACGCTCAGCCTGAAGACGAACGATCCCGACGGAGCAGGTACCTGCAAGTCAGCAACAGATTCAATGGTACTTACGCTTAAATCCATCAAAATCCGTCCCCGGATTGCAATAAACGGCGTAACAAAAACCGATACAGCGACGACTACCCTCACCGTGTGCGCCGGTGATTCGGTTGTACTTACTGCTCTGGATCTGCTGGATGAAAGCTCATCGGCCTACACATACAAATGGAACGGGGGCGCTGCTTCTTCGAAGGTAAACTTCGTAGTGAAAACAAGCGGTACCTACTCGCTGACGCTGGTCAATAAAGACGGTTGTACCTCGATCGCCTCACCGAAAGTCATCATAATTGTGAAAGATGCTCTGGTTAAGCCTATCGTGTCCAACAAGCGCAACACGTGTCCTGCGACTACAGTTGACCTGACAACAGCGATTACCGGATTGCCTGCGAGTGGAAACTCATACATCTACCGGATTGGAGCTTCACCGATGTCTGACGAGATCGTATCACCCCAAGCGGTAGGTGCCGGAACCTACTACGTGTTTGAAAAATCGAGCATGGGATGTTACAGCGAACCAGCCAAGATCGAAGTAAACATCGTGGATTGTGCTGCTGATACAGTAAAAACGGACCTAGCCATTTATAAAACTGTTGACAAAACCACGGTCAATACCGGCGGAGAAGTTACCTACTCGATTAAGATCAAGAATAACGGACCTGTGAACGCCACGAATATCACAATCCTTGATATACTCCCGGCGGGCATAGAGTACATTGCCGGAGTAGGGTACAGCATTGAAGGAAATGTGATCAAAGGGGTGATTCCTGCTCTTGCCGCCTACGACAGTTTGATCTTCTCTTGTGCTGTAAAGGTGACTGGGGTGGGACCCATCAAAAATGTAGTCAGGATTGCTAATTTTGATCAACTGGATTCAAACCTGTCCAACAACGTCTCCGAGGTCGACATTGTGGCAACCGGCGGACCGATTACCAAGGCAAATTCAATTGGGGTAGCTAAAATGGCCGGGACACCCGTTAAGATTTCCGAGGGCGTATACGATGTTCCCTATACCATCATGGTCAAAAACCTGGGTACGAATGACCTGACCAAAGTCCAGGTAGATGATAACCTGTCGCTTACCTTTGGAAATGGGGCGGTAATTGTTCCAGGAAGTATATCGGTCACAGCAGATCCAGGATTTACGGTGAATCCGCTGTACACCGGCGCGGGAGCCAACACGGGCTTGCTGGTTGATTCACTCAGTACTTTGCCTCATGGTGTGATGCGCGACATTATGCTGACGGTACGTGTGGATGTGACTAAAGCTACCACGACCACATTTAACAACATTGCGATGGGTTCAGGAATGGGAGCGGATCGTAGTATGGTAGCGGATAGCTCTACTGTCGGCAACAATCCTGATCCTGACAATGATCTCGATCCTACCAATGACAGTAGTCCCACTCCGATTGTACTGAACAGCGTTCCCGGGGAAGCCAGAATTGGAGTAGCCCTTGCGGTGAAGGATACCGTACGCCAATCGAACGGAAGCTATAACATCACCTACGTGGCCATTGTCAAGAACTATGGTACGGCAGCGCTCACTAATGTACAGGTGACCGATTCACTCTTCTCGGTGTTCAATACCAAAACCGGAGCCACATTCCGGAAGGTAGGTACTCCAAGAGCAAGTAATATCAGCCAGCTGGCGGTTAATCCCGACTTCGATGGAATTAATGATGTAGAGTTGTTAATCAGTTCCAACAGTCGACTGAACGCCGGTGCCACCGATACCCTGACGTTTACGATCAATGTTTCCACCGACGGACGCAGTACCCCCTACATGAACTGGGTATATGCTTCGGCTAAATTCGGAACAATAAGCGTTGCGGATAAATCGACGAACGGCCTGAAGCCTGACCTGAATGGAAACAACGATCCGACCGAGGCGGGCGAAAACGAATTGACACCGATTGTAATTCCGGGTGGTACCAAGATATTCATACCGGAGGGCTTCTCACCCAATGGCGACGGTATCAACGACTACTTTGTGATTCGCAACACGGGTGGCAAGAAAGTGATCCTTGAAATTTACAACCGCTGGATGACCCTTGTCTATAAGAACAACGATTACAAAAACGACTGGGATGGCACCACCAACAATGGACTGCGTGTAGGAAGCACCAGCCAGGGACTGCCGGATGGAACGTACTTCTACGTCGTGAAACTTGAGAATGGAGAGCAGTTTGTAAGGTACCTGACTATAACACGCTAA